CTTGGTAGGCGTAGGGGTCGCCGGCCGGCCCCACGGCGGAGAGCGACAGGTTGAGCGCGCCTTCGGCGATGCGTTGCTGGAAATCGCTCTCGGGCTTGGGTTCTTCGCCGCGCCGGCGGGCCGACCAGGTTTCGACCGCGCGGATGGTTTGGCCGAGGTGGGCGTGCGAGAGGTTGAGGTCGAAGGCGATCTGACGGGAGTCGTCGGTCGGGTCGCGGGCGACCTCGATGCGACCATTGAGGGCGCCACCGGTGGCACCGGCGCTGAAGGGGTCGATGAGCAGGCGCTCGTCGGTTTGGTGGGCGGAAAACTCAGCGCCTTGCAGCGGGAAATCAAAAAAGGTCCAGGCGCCGCTGGTGTGCCCGTCGACGGTCACGTCGACCGTCGGGGTAGTGCCCCAATCGTCACGCGAGATGAGGGCATCGAGGCGGACGTCGACGGTGTCTTCGAGCGAGAACGGTTCGGCGATGGCGGTGCCGAGATCGCCCAGGAGTTTGGGCAGGGGATCGAGATCGGAGGTGCCCTCGGCATGCACTTCGAAGCGCGTCCAGCGGGTGCCGCGGGGCAGTTTCCAGGCGCGGCTGAAGCTGCCCCGCACCTCGCCGACGGGGCGGATGGCGTGGAAGTCGAGCACATCGGCCCAGCCCGGGCGCACGAAGAGGCGGGTGTTCATGTGGTCGAGGGCGATATCCTTGACCACGGCGTCGTCGCCGCGGGCCTGCACCCAGACGCGGGTGAGCAGGGGTTTTTTCCAACGTCCGCTCACCTCCACGTTGGCGTCGGGCGGCGCGACGGGAAATTGAAAATTGGACCATAAGTTGGGCCACCAGTCGCGGAACCAGCCGTTGATATCGGCCGGTTCGAGGCGGCCCTGGAGCAGGAAGCGGAAGTCGAGGGATTTGGTATCCATCTCGTAACTACCCGTGGCGCGGCTGGCGCCGCGCAGCAGGAGAATCTCGTCGGCGCGCAGGCTCGTGCCCGACCAGGTGACGCGGGCGGCGGTGGCGTCGAGATCAACACGGCGGGCGGTGACCGGACCGGTGCGGAAGGAGGCGGTGGCCTGCAGGGGGCGGCCGCCGGCGGCGAGGTTGAGGTCGACGGAGAGTTCCGGCGGTTCCGCCCAGCTGAGCAGGGCGGGCACATCGAAGTTCAGCTGGTGGCCGGCAATCTCGAGCAGGGAGGCGTCGAGCGCGGTGGCGAAGCGGATGCGGCCGGCGCGGGTGGTGACATCGAGGTCGATGGTGGCTTCGAGGGGATGGCCGGCGAGCTGGGTGTGGAGCAGCGCCTGCACCTGGGGCAGGGTGGCGACGCCGGCGCGCACGGAGGTGCCGCTCAGCTGTAGTTGAGATGATGATACGGTGGCGGCGGAGAGGTCGAGCAGGCGCGGTTCGAAGCGCAGGGGAGCGAGCGCCACCATGGACTCCAGTGAACTGCGCACCCCTTGGACGGTGACCTCGTGGGGCAGCTGGATGGAGTTGACGGTGAGATCGATGGTGCGGAGGCGCGCGGCGGGATCGAAATCGAAGGTGGTGGTGGCCGTGAGGCCGTGCAGTTGGATCGGAGTGGGGGCTGCGGGGCCGGCGGGCAGTTCCAGCTGGTCGAAGCGGAATTGGGCGGTGACGAAGGCGAGCCGCTCGGGATCGGGCTTGAAGTGGAGGGAGAGGTGAGGCCGTTGGTGCGGCGGCAGTTGCGGCAGATAACGGGCGGCGAGCCGGCAGGTGTCGAGGTAGTGCCGGGTGATCGTGGAAATGAGTTGGTCCACCGGGAGACCCTGGCTGGGCGGCAGGTAAAACGCGCCGGAGAGGTCGAGCGGCAGCGGTCCGGCGTGGGCGGTGAGTTGATCGAGGTGCCAGAGCCGCGGCTCGTCGCCCGGGCGCAGGGTGAGATTGAGGTCCTGCACGAGCGGGGCGCGGGTGCCGGAGGGCGAGAGGGCGGCGGGGATGAGCAGGTCGGCGCCGTCGATGCGCAGTCGTTGGAGGTCGACGTGGCGGAACCAGAGGGTGAGCGGGTTGAGCTCCAGGTAGATGGCATCGGCCTCGAGAATGGTCTCATCGAGTGCGCTGAGGTTGACGCGGGCTTCGCGCAGGAGGACATGGCCGCCGGGGTCGAAGGTGGCGCCGCCGAAGCTCACTTCGAGGCCGGAGGCGGCGAGGCGGGTTTCGATCTCGCGCAGGAGAAAACGCGGCACGGTGAGTTCGCGCGAGGAGAGGATGAAGCACTGGATGCCGAGGCCGATGCCGAGCAGCAGCCAGAGCGACCACAGCGCGGCGGTCAGCGTGCCATGACCACACCAACGGGATCCTTCCCGGCAGAGTTTAAGCCATCTAGGCGGAGGCATGGTGCACAGGGCGCCGCGGGCTCAGCGACCGGGAGGAGGCGTGGCCGGGGCGGTGGTCGGCTCGGCGGTGGTCTCGGAAGCGTTATCGTCTTCGTCATCCGAGTCGGAACTGGGCGTGCCGGAGGGCGGTGTGGTGAATTCGATCGGGCCGGGGTCACGCTCGGCGTAACTGAGAGTCCAGATGGCGTCGATGAGCGGTTGGGTGGCGGCGAAAACAACGTCGAAGGCGGGGGAGCCGACGAGCTGTTGATTGCCGCCGTCGCGGTCGGCGAAGAAGAGCGTGGAGTCGGAGACCTGGTTGCCGACGTCCCCGGTGAGGGAAAGCTTCACATCGAGGCGGAAGCGCCAGCCGCGCTCTTCGCCGTTGACGGTGATGGTGTTGGGGAACCCGTCCTGGACGAAGCGTTGAGCGCGCAGGGTGCGCACCTCGTTGCGGAGGGTGGTGAGGGCGGGGCCGCGGGGGCCGGGGAGGTTGGCGAAGACCTGTTCCCACGATTCGCCCTCGCGGAGTTCACGTTGGTAAAGCACGGCGTTGTTGCTCAGATCGCGCAGGGTCAGGCCGGTGATGCGGGCGCCGACGGGGAGGTCGCGGAGGAGGCGTTGCCGGTAGTGCAGGGGATCGACCGGGGTGGAGGCGAGGATGTCGGGCCGCACCGAGTAGACGAAGGTCTGGTTACGCAAGGTGGCGTAGGTGTGGTCGCCGGTTTGGTCGGTGCCGATGAGCAGGGTGGGATTGTCGTTGGCCAGTGCGCCGGCCGCCGGTGTGCTGAAGTTGATCGCGATGGTGCGTTGGGGGCGGTTGAGGCCCCAGTCCTCCAACTGGGCTTCGGTGGGCACATCGCGGACGAAGGCGGGCACCTCGCCGTAGCGTTCGGCGCGCAGGTTGCGCAGGTCGCGAAGCAGTTGGTCTTCAATCACGGAGGTGGAAGCGGGCTGGGTGCGCAGGGAACCATCGGCGGCGCGCTGCACGACTTGCCAGCTGGAAGCGGTGGTGAGGGCGTTGGTCGACGCGGCACCGCCGTCGACGCGTTGGAGCACGACCTCGTGTCCCTCGTTGTCGGAGAGGGTGAGCGAATCGATCTGCCGGTCGGCGAGGTCGAGGACGAGCGGGTCGCGGAGCAGGCGCTGGGCGTTGAGCAGGTTTTCGAGCAGGGCGGCGGGCATGGCCACGGTGAAGAGCGCGGCGCGATTTTCCATGCGGGCGTAGTAGGCGATGTCGGGGGCGGTGGCGGCACCCTCGGGCACGGCGGTGTCGCCGAGGGGGTTGCCGAGGAGCAGGGTTTCGCGGCGGTTGTTGCCTTCGAGCGTGATGCGCAGCGAAGGGGTGTTGGTGCCAGCGGCTGCGGCGCGCTCGGGGTGACGGGCGGGGTCGCCGATGAACTCGAGCGTGTTGAGAGCGTTGAGGGCGTTGATGGTGGTGCGCGTGGTGCCGGGATCGGCACGCGTCACGATGGGAGATTCGAAGGCCCAGAGGATGGAGCTCTCGCGGCGGATGCGCACGCGGGCATTGGCGGGACCGGCGGCCTGAATGTTGAGGGAGCGGACCTCGAAGTCGGGAATGGTGAAACAGGTGTCGGCGCGGAGGTCTTCGAGCCCGACGGAAAGGGCGTCGGCGAGGGTTTGGGAAACCACGTGGACGCGGGAGCCGTCGGGCGAGAGCACGTAGAGACGGTTGCCGATGGCGGTTTTGTTGCCGATGGCGAGGGAGACGGGCGCGGTCGTGAGCGTAGCGGTGGCGGCGGTCGGATCGTCGTCGCGGGGCGGCAGGGTGCCGAAGGTGACGGTGAGGGGAGGGGCGTCGAGGTGGTAGTCGGCGAGGGAGAGGCCGGTGGAGCCGAGGTTGGCGACGTCGTAGGAGGTTTCGTGTTCGAGGAACTGGAGTTCTTTGATGATGCGCTCGACGGCAAAGGGATTGGCGGGCCACTCGTAGGGCGCGGTGATGCGCCAGCTGTCGCCGTCGCGTTCGAGGCGGATGGGGTCAGCGACGGAGGGGCCGGTGAGCTCGAGGAATTGGATGTTGGCGGTTTCCGGACCGAGCACGAGGCGGCGGGCGTCGCGGGCATTCTCTTCGGTGCGCCATTTGCGTTCGAAGCCGAAGATGAAGAAGAACAGGGCGACGTTGAGGAAAACGAGGATGAGCGTGACTTTGGTGCGCATTTGGAGGGCAAAAGCTGAAACGCTAAAACGCTGAAATGCTGAAAGGGGGAGGCGTCCGCGCCCTCAGCAGCTGGGAGAGTTTCAGCGTTTCAGCGTTTCAGTTTTCAGCATTTCAGATTTTTCAGGAGCGGCGGGTCCAGTAGACGACGAGGCCGAAGATGGCGGCGAGGCCGGGGAGGATGAAGAGCAGGCTGATGCGGAGTTTGCCGAGCTCGGCCTGGCTGAGGTTGATTTGATAGCGCTCGATGGGGCGCGGCAGGGTGTTGAGCTGAACGTCGCGATCGACGCACCACTCGACGGCGTTGAGCAGGATGGCGAGGTTGCCGGGAGCGGCGAGGTGGGCGTTGGCGGCGAAGTCGGCGTTGCCGAAGAGGACGAGGCGACCGCCGGGCACGCTGAAGGGCAGGTTCTTGGGCGGCGTGATGCGTTCGGAGGAGACGACGACGCCGAGGCGGTTTTTGGGTTCGAAGCCGGCGAGACCTTTGAGATCGACGCCGGGGTTGTAGGTGCCGTCGCGTTGGCGGTAATCGCGCTCGCCCCAAGCGGTTTCGGAGGTCGCGGCGAGCACGGTGGCGCGCAGGGAATTGTCGAGCGGGCGACCGGGGTCGGGGCGCACGACCCGGGTGAGGCCGAGGTAGAGGGCGAACTGGTTGTCGATGAGCGGCTGGGTGATCGGGTGCGGCCAAAAGGCGGCGATGCGCAGCTCGTTGCGTTCGGTGACGTGGGCCGGATCGGGCTCGGCGATGATGACGTCGTCGGCGACGAGACCCCAGTCGTAGAGCAGGTCGTCGAGACCGTGGCGGACGACGGGCGGCAGGAGGATGATCACGCGGCCGGCGCGGTCGCTGAGGTAGCGGCGCAGCAGCTCCACCTCGAAGGGATCGTAACGGCCCTGGGGGGCGGCGATGACGACGAGGGAGGCGTCATCGGGCACGGCTTTGTTTTGGGTGAGATCGATGACGCTCACCTGCAGGTTGCGCAGGCGGAGTTGGTCGGCGAAGACGGACAGACCACGCTCGGCGTCCACGACGCCGGGCTGCATCTCACCGTGACCGGCGAGGAAATACACGTGCGGCTGGTCGGGCGAGGAGACGCTGAGGATGGCGGAGGTGACGACCTGCTCGCCCTTGAAGGCGACGGCGACGCGGTCCTTGGTCTCGTAGAATTCGGGCAGGGTGATGATTTTGCGCCGGTCGTTGGCGAGGGCGATGACGACGTTGGCCTGATCGATGCCGAGGCTTTGGGCGATGCGTTGGTCGCGATAGATGTCGAGTTCCTCGAAGGTGACCTTGCCGGCGGGACCGGAGGCGGAGGTTTTGCCGGCAGTGGCGTTGACGTATTCGCGCAGCAGGCCGCGCACGTCGCGGTGAAATTGGGTGAGGTCGTCGTTGGTGTTGTTGGGGTCGACGGTGACAACGAAACGCACGGGCTGCTCGAGGTCGCGCAGGTAGGCGAGGGTTTCCTCGGAGAGGGTGTGGCGGCGGTGGTTGGTGAGGTCCCAACGGCCGCCGTGATGCAGGGCGAGGTAGTTGAGTCCGCCGAAGAAGGTGACGAAGAGGATGGCCTGCAGCAGCAGGTTGGTGGAACGCAGCCAGCGGGCTTTGGCGAAGGCGTTGGAAGGAGCGTCGCTCATGCCGGGTGGTCGATCAGCTGTGCAGCAACTTGGCCTCGAGGCCGAGGATGCTGAAGATGAGAGTGAGGGTGGTGCCGCTCAGGTAGAACAGCAGTTGGCGGGCGTCGATGATGCCGCGACTGAAGTCGTCGAGGTGGGTGAAGACGTGCGCGTAGGCGACGCCCTCTTTGAGCGGGGCAAAGATTTCGAGGTCGAGGGCGTTGAGGCCGGACAGCAACTGGGTGCCGATGATTAGGCCAAAGAGCATGACCACGCCGAGGATGCCGGCGACGGCCTGGTTGCGGGAAAGCGAGGAGGCAAAGATGCCGACGGCGACGAAGAAGAGACCGGAGACGGCGATGAAGATGTAGCCGCCAAAGAGCGGACCGGTATCGAGCAGGAAGGCGTCGTGGGTGAAGCGGTGCAGGATGTAGAAGAAACCGGCGGTGGCGCTCCAGAGGCTGAAGTAGAGGAAGTAGGCGGCGCCGTATTTGCCGAGCACGACTTCGGTGGTGGAGATGGGGGTGGTGAGCAGGGTCTCGAGGGTGCCGAGGCGGCGTTCCTCGGAGATGCTCTTCATGGTGAGCAGCGGAATGATGAAGATCACCGGCACCCAGAAGAGTTCAAAGAAGGCGACGGCCGGTGAGACCTCCTGCGGGGCGGCGGCGTATTCGGCGAGGATGCCCGAGAAGATGAACCCCATGAAGGCGAGGAAGATGACCGCAGCAATGTAGGTGCTGGGACTCACCAGCAGCATGCGGATCTCGTGGCCGAGGATGGTCAGGAAGTGACGCATTTTTAAAACGCTGAAAGGCTGAAAAGCTGAAACGCTGAAAACAGGAAAGGGGGCACGGGAAGGATGCTGGGTTTTAGCATTTTAGCGTTTCCGATTTCAGCTTTTTGGATCGGCCGCTGGCCGATCCACGATGTCCCAGCTGCGTTTGGTGGCGGCGAGGAAGACGTCTTCGAGGGTGGGCTGGGCGCGACTGAGGCCGCGGAGGCGGAAGCGGTCGTCCGTGGCGAGGGTTTTGAGCAACACCTCACTGCAGTCGGAGTCGTGTTCGACGGAGAGTTCAAAGGCGCGG
This portion of the Actomonas aquatica genome encodes:
- a CDS encoding ABC transporter permease, with translation MRHFLTILGHEIRMLLVSPSTYIAAVIFLAFMGFIFSGILAEYAAAPQEVSPAVAFFELFWVPVIFIIPLLTMKSISEERRLGTLETLLTTPISTTEVVLGKYGAAYFLYFSLWSATAGFFYILHRFTHDAFLLDTGPLFGGYIFIAVSGLFFVAVGIFASSLSRNQAVAGILGVVMLFGLIIGTQLLSGLNALDLEIFAPLKEGVAYAHVFTHLDDFSRGIIDARQLLFYLSGTTLTLIFSILGLEAKLLHS
- a CDS encoding AsmA-like C-terminal region-containing protein, whose amino-acid sequence is MPPPRWLKLCREGSRWCGHGTLTAALWSLWLLLGIGLGIQCFILSSRELTVPRFLLREIETRLAASGLEVSFGGATFDPGGHVLLREARVNLSALDETILEADAIYLELNPLTLWFRHVDLQRLRIDGADLLIPAALSPSGTRAPLVQDLNLTLRPGDEPRLWHLDQLTAHAGPLPLDLSGAFYLPPSQGLPVDQLISTITRHYLDTCRLAARYLPQLPPHQRPHLSLHFKPDPERLAFVTAQFRFDQLELPAGPAAPTPIQLHGLTATTTFDFDPAARLRTIDLTVNSIQLPHEVTVQGVRSSLESMVALAPLRFEPRLLDLSAATVSSSQLQLSGTSVRAGVATLPQVQALLHTQLAGHPLEATIDLDVTTRAGRIRFATALDASLLEIAGHQLNFDVPALLSWAEPPELSVDLNLAAGGRPLQATASFRTGPVTARRVDLDATAARVTWSGTSLRADEILLLRGASRATGSYEMDTKSLDFRFLLQGRLEPADINGWFRDWWPNLWSNFQFPVAPPDANVEVSGRWKKPLLTRVWVQARGDDAVVKDIALDHMNTRLFVRPGWADVLDFHAIRPVGEVRGSFSRAWKLPRGTRWTRFEVHAEGTSDLDPLPKLLGDLGTAIAEPFSLEDTVDVRLDALISRDDWGTTPTVDVTVDGHTSGAWTFFDFPLQGAEFSAHQTDERLLIDPFSAGATGGALNGRIEVARDPTDDSRQIAFDLNLSHAHLGQTIRAVETWSARRRGEEPKPESDFQQRIAEGALNLSLSAVGPAGDPYAYQGQGAVTIEEGNLGELKLLGPLSTLLGSSLLNFSKLQLDNAYGDFLVDGRVVDFDAIKLTGARGAIDGDGKYYLDTRNLDFLTRVRPFEGGRGRILDTVFTPLTHALEVKLGGKLNEPAWTFVYGPTNFLRALTGSGPTAAEPSPAQSSPPTETATPPQVESPVESPDPSPDS
- a CDS encoding GldG family protein; its protein translation is MSDAPSNAFAKARWLRSTNLLLQAILFVTFFGGLNYLALHHGGRWDLTNHRRHTLSEETLAYLRDLEQPVRFVVTVDPNNTNDDLTQFHRDVRGLLREYVNATAGKTSASGPAGKVTFEELDIYRDQRIAQSLGIDQANVVIALANDRRKIITLPEFYETKDRVAVAFKGEQVVTSAILSVSSPDQPHVYFLAGHGEMQPGVVDAERGLSVFADQLRLRNLQVSVIDLTQNKAVPDDASLVVIAAPQGRYDPFEVELLRRYLSDRAGRVIILLPPVVRHGLDDLLYDWGLVADDVIIAEPDPAHVTERNELRIAAFWPHPITQPLIDNQFALYLGLTRVVRPDPGRPLDNSLRATVLAATSETAWGERDYRQRDGTYNPGVDLKGLAGFEPKNRLGVVVSSERITPPKNLPFSVPGGRLVLFGNADFAANAHLAAPGNLAILLNAVEWCVDRDVQLNTLPRPIERYQINLSQAELGKLRISLLFILPGLAAIFGLVVYWTRRS
- a CDS encoding DUF4340 domain-containing protein, which produces MRTKVTLILVFLNVALFFFIFGFERKWRTEENARDARRLVLGPETANIQFLELTGPSVADPIRLERDGDSWRITAPYEWPANPFAVERIIKELQFLEHETSYDVANLGSTGLSLADYHLDAPPLTVTFGTLPPRDDDPTAATATLTTAPVSLAIGNKTAIGNRLYVLSPDGSRVHVVSQTLADALSVGLEDLRADTCFTIPDFEVRSLNIQAAGPANARVRIRRESSILWAFESPIVTRADPGTTRTTINALNALNTLEFIGDPARHPERAAAAGTNTPSLRITLEGNNRRETLLLGNPLGDTAVPEGAATAPDIAYYARMENRAALFTVAMPAALLENLLNAQRLLRDPLVLDLADRQIDSLTLSDNEGHEVVLQRVDGGAASTNALTTASSWQVVQRAADGSLRTQPASTSVIEDQLLRDLRNLRAERYGEVPAFVRDVPTEAQLEDWGLNRPQRTIAINFSTPAAGALANDNPTLLIGTDQTGDHTYATLRNQTFVYSVRPDILASTPVDPLHYRQRLLRDLPVGARITGLTLRDLSNNAVLYQRELREGESWEQVFANLPGPRGPALTTLRNEVRTLRAQRFVQDGFPNTITVNGEERGWRFRLDVKLSLTGDVGNQVSDSTLFFADRDGGNQQLVGSPAFDVVFAATQPLIDAIWTLSYAERDPGPIEFTTPPSGTPSSDSDDEDDNASETTAEPTTAPATPPPGR